The following nucleotide sequence is from Pseudochaenichthys georgianus chromosome 17, fPseGeo1.2, whole genome shotgun sequence.
agctcatttacataaaaCACAGTCGAAGCAGAGTTAACGGGACCGGGGAGGCGGCGGCCGTAACAATGCCGCTGACTTTGTACATAACCATTGAAAAGAAAACTTAACTCGCTGTTTTCACCGCACGTCTCTGCGCCTGACCTCGCGGAGAGCAAAGAGCAAATGGAATGAAAAAGcagcttaaaggtcccatgtcatggccatgtactcgctacagggtgtactttgagggtgtgtgactctgcagaccgtttacatgcagaacaaccttcataacaaaaggggacgggtcagaaccggaaaagcatgacctGGGACCTTTAAGAACCGATACTCTGAAGATCACCCTGTGTGAGTTGCATTTGTGTGTTTCCCACTCACCCGTAGCGAGGGCCGAGGAGGCCTCACTGGTCTGAAGGGCCGTATCGGCTCTGCTACAGGGGTGGCCTGCCTTCTCTCCAGGGGGGCCAGGTCGTCTGCTACATCAGGACACCCAATGTATCCTCCAGATCCAAACACTGAACCGAGGTCACCTTCCAGCAGGTTGGGGCCGCTGGGGGCGTTGAATGTAGCAAAGTTGTGGGGGGCATAGGTGTCGAAGGGGTCGGCAGTGTATGTTCTGTTGGTGGAGCAGATACTGGTGTTGCTGAGGTCCAGTCCCAGCAGGTCCTCTGAGGCcacatcgctgtctgagctatTATTGGTAGGACTGACATCATGCTCTGATTCCACAAAGTATTGGTTGTTGTTTGCTTCCTTACCAAACAAGTCCAGCACCTCCTGGTTGTCATGGCTACCTAAATCTAGCAGTTCTTGATTTTCGTTGCTACAGAGATCCAGGAGTTCCTGATTGGAGTGGCTACCTGAAATTACAACTTCCTGATTTTCTTTGCTACCAAAATCCACTAAGTCTTGGTTGCCGTGGCTATCTAAATCCAGCACTTCCTTATTTTCAGGAAGGGAGAAATCCAGCAGTTCCTGATTGCCATGGCTACAAGGTTCCAGCACTTGTTGGTTATCATAGTTACAAGGCTCAAGTAGTTCTTCCTCCGTGGTATTGCAATAGGGATCCACCACCTCCTGGTTGTCATGACTACAGATATCTAGGAGTTTCTGGTTTTCATTGCTAACCAACCCGGTGTTGTCCAGCCCAGAAGCTTCCAGCACTTCAAGGTTTCCATTGTTACACAAATCCAGCAGCTCCTGGTCATTGTGGCGACAATGTTCAAGCACTTCTTGGTTTTCAGGTTCAAGTACTTCCTGGTTGCTATAGTTAGAGGGTTCTACCTGCTCTGTGTCGTCATAGTTGCAAAGGTCCATTGCCTCCTGGGTATCATGGCCAGAGAGGTCCAGGACCTCTTGGTTCTCTTCCTCAGGGCTGAGCTTGAAGCCATAAGGGTCAGAGTCCCGCACCACTTGGGAGGAAGTGATGTCAATCTCATACTGATCCCTGGTCAGTTGGTCTGGTTGACTTGAGGAGGGCTCAGGGTCACTGATCAGGTCATCTTCAGTGGGTTCTGGGCTGAGTTCAGCCTCATCAGGGTCCAGGAGGGTGTGACTGGAATGCTCTGGACTGAGCTTGAAGCCGTATGGGTCGAAGGAAGACTGACTGGTCGGTTCATAGTTTAAATCGAAGCTGAGCTCTCTGTTCGGATCAGAGTCTGGCAGATTGAAAAGGTTATCGGAGTCTTGGGAGTTTTGGGGAGTGGCAGGTTTTTGGAGTTCCTCTTCCATGTCGCCAACACATGCTGTGAGTTGTTCTGCGAGCTGAGGAACAGCCGGAGCTGAACCAGGACTCAGACCTAGAGGAGAAAACATTAAGCTGTCAAGGCTAGGACATGAGAAACATTTGAAAGCCCACCGGAATCAAGCTGTGTGTTCATCCTACTTAATACTTGTATTCATATTATTTAAGCAActcatttatatataatataaaataatagaTCTCACTTTTTATTTAAACGTAGAGGATCAGCTGACTCACTCAGTTTCGTCGTtcttttagttacttaaaagaAGAATGACTTTAGCAGTGGTGAAAAAGTATTCAGATTATTTACTTGATTAAAATGACAACACCACACTGTAAAAATACTCAGTGTTTTTACAGAAAAAGTATTAACGTTTGATTAGGAAAATGTACATAAAGTATAAGAAGTAAAGTACTCATCTTTAAAAAATAAGATTTTAAAGAACGAGCAGCAAATATTCACATTTAAGAAGCTGGAACTGTGAAATATGTTTTAACTAACAATTTGCTGCCAATTCATTTTCAGTTAACCCACCtattgttttagttacttaaatatAAAGTTTGATGTTTTAATAGCAAATATGcatattttaaaagtgttttgcttattgtGTGTCAACATCTGACTTTTAAAAGTAACCAGATATTAAATCTCTAAAATGAatgtggtggagttaaaattAAAACAATTGCTTGCTTGTAATGTAGTAGATGTACTGTATGAAATAGTACCCAATGAAAATACTTgggtacaagtatctcaaatgtgtacttaaatacagtacttgagtaaatatactTAGTAACTTTCCACCACTGCCCTTAGACATTAATACGTAGGAAAGCAAGATGCATGTGTTGTAGTTTAAAACACTTAAGTATAACAAATATATACGAtagaataataacaataatttcAATTTTTATAGTGCCTTTCAAGAGACCCAAGGACGGAAGTATAAAAATGAGtataacatttgaaaagtgtgtatgtgtgtgtgtaaaatgacCTTGTTCCAGTCCTGCTGTGGTCTTGGTGGCAGCCTCTTCAGGTGGATATCCCAGACTCAGTTCTTCTATGTCAGAGGGGGGGGAGACAGCGCCCAGGTCCAGCTCATACCCATTGGGGTCTGATTCTATGGAGTACTGTCCCTGGGACCTCCAGCCCTGGATCGGCACCGGCCCCAGCTCCTCAGAGGAGCTCTGGATGGGTTTGAACCCCAGAGGATCGTCTCCCTGGGCGATGGCGTCCAGGTCCTCTTGACTGTAGCTAATCTCGATGTCGCTGTCTTCGTTGGGGAACTCAGACTCGAAGCACTGAGTTCCTGTTGAGGCTTTGGTTTCAGCGCAGGACAGACTAGTGTCGGCCTCATCCCCAATATGTCCCGCCCCATCAtcgacctgcccctctggaaaCAGAACATCTGCTGCGAAGGGGTCGCTGCCTTTGAAGGGGTCTGAAGCAAATCCACCTGGCAAACAGAGAATTCATAAACACTGGTTTAATAACTTAGATCATATTGAAAACTAAGAGAAAAGCTGAACCAGGCCCCATGATACAAGCACTCTCAACAACAGGAGCTGTACCAGTAAGAGTTGTGTCAGCGGCAGAGAGAAACCCTGAAACCAGAAGCAGTGGTACATCAGAAAATCAAATGCTAAGCATTCGCCGCAAAATGTGTTTTCAGCATTCATGATGAAAAGTGATATGCATACGTTGAGGTCATTTGAAAATCAATAACAATGCATATTGCACAGTAAACTTCATTGGAGTGGATTCAAAGTATGAAGGACAAGCACTTCAACATTTGACTTGAGTTTAATATTTGAGTGAACCCCACTTTCTAAAAGCATTTTGAATCCTACGATTGAGTTTACACTAGATTTGTGTTTGTACATTTAACCACAATGAAGCATTGAATCCATCATTATATAATACTTGCTTTCAGAGAGTTTCAAATAGAAATAAAGTCACAGTGTATGGTAAGTAGAACACCTTGTGAAAGTGAAATGAATGCAGTTAACTACAGTATTATTACTCACCAGACGAGTCAGTTTTAGGGAACAGGTCTTCGTTGAAGAGGTCATCTACAAATCAAGTCAGACATAAATTGTAAAATAATTTCATAAAAAAGATACATGGTGAGAAAAACAAGACAAGCCACGTAAACATTTGTTTAGCAGTTTACCAAGACTGCAACTTGCCCTCACCAGGGCAGTTGCTAGAGTTATGAACAGTGGGACAACATTTCTTATCCATGCTAGTTTAAATTAGCCCCAATTCTAAATGTTATGCTTTTACTTTGTAAAAAGTCATCTCTAGTAGTTATTGTAATAAAAATGTGAATAATTAGAAAATTAATGATTGgttttttatttgaatattgaattgatgtgtttttttcataCATTAATTATTTATTATAAGCGGTTTAAAGCTAAATGTATGTCATATAGTATACTTTACTGCCCACTGGATGCTAACAGCTATGTCATACATATGGGGAAtgtgtcatcatcatcatcatcatcatcatcatcatcatcatcatcatcatcatcatcatcatcatcatcatcatcatcatcatcatcatcatcatcatcatcatcatcatcatc
It contains:
- the LOC117461784 gene encoding uncharacterized protein isoform X7; amino-acid sequence: MMRFIVDCLRTPRARNPKDEGDTDVVESDERVLAKATEIRELENAVTVEHLELQEQQSDRKELEETLGNLETHKDELVQQVKATRQMCYEESQKILSLQAEEGVKESQVEEYERELARVRWRLKRLRDEVKQAKRKVEEAGERDTPLQDSIRQSYEEILQEEHTLCSLSGSAMTPESQLEESTSPADTAEDDPLPMRPWGRSQSLPAYADLIMRASGSSFCNNLADTREEADDSGTSSPKMDRSDIEDEPEDGVFKPEGEKEREKEEEEATVSPDAVNQLDFYQADPFAHCQSEHDLFNEDLFPKTDSSGFLSAADTTLTGGFASDPFKGSDPFAADVLFPEGQVDDGAGHIGDEADTSLSCAETKASTGTQCFESEFPNEDSDIEISYSQEDLDAIAQGDDPLGFKPIQSSSEELGPVPIQGWRSQGQYSIESDPNGYELDLGAVSPPSDIEELSLGYPPEEAATKTTAGLEQGLSPGSAPAVPQLAEQLTACVGDMEEELQKPATPQNSQDSDNLFNLPDSDPNRELSFDLNYEPTSQSSFDPYGFKLSPEHSSHTLLDPDEAELSPEPTEDDLISDPEPSSSQPDQLTRDQYEIDITSSQVVRDSDPYGFKLSPEEENQEVLDLSGHDTQEAMDLCNYDDTEQVEPSNYSNQEVLEPENQEVLEHCRHNDQELLDLCNNGNLEVLEASGLDNTGLVSNENQKLLDICSHDNQEVVDPYCNTTEEELLEPCNYDNQQVLEPCSHGNQELLDFSLPENKEVLDLDSHGNQDLVDFGSKENQEVVISGSHSNQELLDLCSNENQELLDLGSHDNQEVLDLFGKEANNNQYFVESEHDVSPTNNSSDSDVASEDLLGLDLSNTSICSTNRTYTADPFDTYAPHNFATFNAPSGPNLLEGDLGSVFGSGGYIGCPDVADDLAPLERRQATPVAEPIRPFRPVRPPRPSLRHKEKAQSQNQGVDLK
- the LOC117461784 gene encoding uncharacterized protein isoform X3 — encoded protein: MEEKAVKQDKIEGSWEGVQDGGKADWKNDCSLSSLLKHSCLLCWSSPRDTDVVESDERVLAKATEIRELENAVTVEHLELQEQQSDRKELEETLGNLETHKDELVQQVKATRQMCYEESQKILSLQAEEGVKESQVEEYERELARVRWRLKRLRDEVKQAKRKVEEAGERDTPLQDSIRQSYEEILQEEHTLCSLSGSAMTPESQLEESTSPADTAEDDPLPMRPWGRSQSLPAYADLIMRASGSSFCNNLADTREEADDSGTSSPKMDRSDIEDEPEDGVFKPEGEKEREKEEEEATVSPDAVNQLDFYQADPFAHCQSEHDLFNEDLFPKTDSSGFLSAADTTLTGGFASDPFKGSDPFAADVLFPEGQVDDGAGHIGDEADTSLSCAETKASTGTQCFESEFPNEDSDIEISYSQEDLDAIAQGDDPLGFKPIQSSSEELGPVPIQGWRSQGQYSIESDPNGYELDLGAVSPPSDIEELSLGYPPEEAATKTTAGLEQGLSPGSAPAVPQLAEQLTACVGDMEEELQKPATPQNSQDSDNLFNLPDSDPNRELSFDLNYEPTSQSSFDPYGFKLSPEHSSHTLLDPDEAELSPEPTEDDLISDPEPSSSQPDQLTRDQYEIDITSSQVVRDSDPYGFKLSPEEENQEVLDLSGHDTQEAMDLCNYDDTEQVEPSNYSNQEVLEPENQEVLEHCRHNDQELLDLCNNGNLEVLEASGLDNTGLVSNENQKLLDICSHDNQEVVDPYCNTTEEELLEPCNYDNQQVLEPCSHGNQELLDFSLPENKEVLDLDSHGNQDLVDFGSKENQEVVISGSHSNQELLDLCSNENQELLDLGSHDNQEVLDLFGKEANNNQYFVESEHDVSPTNNSSDSDVASEDLLGLDLSNTSICSTNRTYTADPFDTYAPHNFATFNAPSGPNLLEGDLGSVFGSGGYIGCPDVADDLAPLERRQATPVAEPIRPFRPVRPPRPSLRHKEKAQSQNQGVDLK
- the LOC117461784 gene encoding nestin-like isoform X5; translated protein: MEEKAVKQDKIEGSWEGVQDGGKADWKNDCSLSSLLKHSCLLCWSSPRDTDVVESDERVLAKATEIRVRRPQHLALELENAVTVEHLELQEQQSDRKELEETLGNLETHKDELVQQVKATRQMCYEESQKILSLQAEEGVKESQVEEYERELARVRWRLKRLRDEVKQAKRKVEEAGERDTPLQDSIRQSYEEILQEEHTLCSLSGSAMTPESQLEESTSPADTAEDDPLPMRPWGRSQSLPAYADLIMRASGSSFCNNLADTREEADDSGTSSPKMDRSDIEDEPEDGVFKPEGEKEREKEEEEATVSPDAVNQLDFYQADPFAHCQNDLFNEDLFPKTDSSGGFASDPFKGSDPFAADVLFPEGQVDDGAGHIGDEADTSLSCAETKASTGTQCFESEFPNEDSDIEISYSQEDLDAIAQGDDPLGFKPIQSSSEELGPVPIQGWRSQGQYSIESDPNGYELDLGAVSPPSDIEELSLGYPPEEAATKTTAGLEQGLSPGSAPAVPQLAEQLTACVGDMEEELQKPATPQNSQDSDNLFNLPDSDPNRELSFDLNYEPTSQSSFDPYGFKLSPEHSSHTLLDPDEAELSPEPTEDDLISDPEPSSSQPDQLTRDQYEIDITSSQVVRDSDPYGFKLSPEEENQEVLDLSGHDTQEAMDLCNYDDTEQVEPSNYSNQEVLEPENQEVLEHCRHNDQELLDLCNNGNLEVLEASGLDNTGLVSNENQKLLDICSHDNQEVVDPYCNTTEEELLEPCNYDNQQVLEPCSHGNQELLDFSLPENKEVLDLDSHGNQDLVDFGSKENQEVVISGSHSNQELLDLCSNENQELLDLGSHDNQEVLDLFGKEANNNQYFVESEHDVSPTNNSSDSDVASEDLLGLDLSNTSICSTNRTYTADPFDTYAPHNFATFNAPSGPNLLEGDLGSVFGSGGYIGCPDVADDLAPLERRQATPVAEPIRPFRPVRPPRPSLRHKEKAQSQNQGVDLK
- the LOC117461784 gene encoding uncharacterized protein isoform X2; this translates as MEEKAVKQDKIEGSWEGVQDGGKADWKNDCSLSSLLKHSCLLCWSSPRDTDVVESDERVLAKATEIRVRRPQHLALELENAVTVEHLELQEQQSDRKELEETLGNLETHKDELVQQVKATRQMCYEESQKILSLQAEEGVKESQVEEYERELARVRWRLKRLRDEVKQAKRKVEEAGERDTPLQDSIRQSYEEILQEEHTLCSLSGSAMTPESQLEESTSPADTAEDDPLPMRPWGRSQSLPAYADLIMRASGSSFCNNLADTREEADDSGTSSPKMDRSDIEDEPEDGVFKPEGEKEREKEEEEATVSPDAVNQLDFYQADPFAHCQNDLFNEDLFPKTDSSGFLSAADTTLTGGFASDPFKGSDPFAADVLFPEGQVDDGAGHIGDEADTSLSCAETKASTGTQCFESEFPNEDSDIEISYSQEDLDAIAQGDDPLGFKPIQSSSEELGPVPIQGWRSQGQYSIESDPNGYELDLGAVSPPSDIEELSLGYPPEEAATKTTAGLEQGLSPGSAPAVPQLAEQLTACVGDMEEELQKPATPQNSQDSDNLFNLPDSDPNRELSFDLNYEPTSQSSFDPYGFKLSPEHSSHTLLDPDEAELSPEPTEDDLISDPEPSSSQPDQLTRDQYEIDITSSQVVRDSDPYGFKLSPEEENQEVLDLSGHDTQEAMDLCNYDDTEQVEPSNYSNQEVLEPENQEVLEHCRHNDQELLDLCNNGNLEVLEASGLDNTGLVSNENQKLLDICSHDNQEVVDPYCNTTEEELLEPCNYDNQQVLEPCSHGNQELLDFSLPENKEVLDLDSHGNQDLVDFGSKENQEVVISGSHSNQELLDLCSNENQELLDLGSHDNQEVLDLFGKEANNNQYFVESEHDVSPTNNSSDSDVASEDLLGLDLSNTSICSTNRTYTADPFDTYAPHNFATFNAPSGPNLLEGDLGSVFGSGGYIGCPDVADDLAPLERRQATPVAEPIRPFRPVRPPRPSLRHKEKAQSQNQGVDLK
- the LOC117461784 gene encoding nestin-like isoform X4, giving the protein MEEKAVKQDKIEGSWEGVQDGGKADWKNDCSLSSLLKHSCLLCWSSPRDTDVVESDERVLAKATEIRVRRPQHLALELENAVTVEHLELQEQQSDRKELEETLGNLETHKDELVQQVKATRQMCYEESQKILSLQAEEGVKESQVEEYERELARVRWRLKRLRDEVKQAKRKVEEAGERDTPLQDSIRQSYEEILQEEHTLCSLSGSAMTPESQLEESTSPADTAEDDPLPMRPWGRSQSLPAYADLIMRASGSSFCNNLADTREEADDSGTSSPKMDRSDIEDEPEDGVFKPEGEKEREKEEEEATVSPDAVNQLDFYQADPFAHCQSEHDLFNEDLFPKTDSSGGFASDPFKGSDPFAADVLFPEGQVDDGAGHIGDEADTSLSCAETKASTGTQCFESEFPNEDSDIEISYSQEDLDAIAQGDDPLGFKPIQSSSEELGPVPIQGWRSQGQYSIESDPNGYELDLGAVSPPSDIEELSLGYPPEEAATKTTAGLEQGLSPGSAPAVPQLAEQLTACVGDMEEELQKPATPQNSQDSDNLFNLPDSDPNRELSFDLNYEPTSQSSFDPYGFKLSPEHSSHTLLDPDEAELSPEPTEDDLISDPEPSSSQPDQLTRDQYEIDITSSQVVRDSDPYGFKLSPEEENQEVLDLSGHDTQEAMDLCNYDDTEQVEPSNYSNQEVLEPENQEVLEHCRHNDQELLDLCNNGNLEVLEASGLDNTGLVSNENQKLLDICSHDNQEVVDPYCNTTEEELLEPCNYDNQQVLEPCSHGNQELLDFSLPENKEVLDLDSHGNQDLVDFGSKENQEVVISGSHSNQELLDLCSNENQELLDLGSHDNQEVLDLFGKEANNNQYFVESEHDVSPTNNSSDSDVASEDLLGLDLSNTSICSTNRTYTADPFDTYAPHNFATFNAPSGPNLLEGDLGSVFGSGGYIGCPDVADDLAPLERRQATPVAEPIRPFRPVRPPRPSLRHKEKAQSQNQGVDLK
- the LOC117461784 gene encoding uncharacterized protein isoform X1, with amino-acid sequence MEEKAVKQDKIEGSWEGVQDGGKADWKNDCSLSSLLKHSCLLCWSSPRDTDVVESDERVLAKATEIRVRRPQHLALELENAVTVEHLELQEQQSDRKELEETLGNLETHKDELVQQVKATRQMCYEESQKILSLQAEEGVKESQVEEYERELARVRWRLKRLRDEVKQAKRKVEEAGERDTPLQDSIRQSYEEILQEEHTLCSLSGSAMTPESQLEESTSPADTAEDDPLPMRPWGRSQSLPAYADLIMRASGSSFCNNLADTREEADDSGTSSPKMDRSDIEDEPEDGVFKPEGEKEREKEEEEATVSPDAVNQLDFYQADPFAHCQSEHDLFNEDLFPKTDSSGFLSAADTTLTGGFASDPFKGSDPFAADVLFPEGQVDDGAGHIGDEADTSLSCAETKASTGTQCFESEFPNEDSDIEISYSQEDLDAIAQGDDPLGFKPIQSSSEELGPVPIQGWRSQGQYSIESDPNGYELDLGAVSPPSDIEELSLGYPPEEAATKTTAGLEQGLSPGSAPAVPQLAEQLTACVGDMEEELQKPATPQNSQDSDNLFNLPDSDPNRELSFDLNYEPTSQSSFDPYGFKLSPEHSSHTLLDPDEAELSPEPTEDDLISDPEPSSSQPDQLTRDQYEIDITSSQVVRDSDPYGFKLSPEEENQEVLDLSGHDTQEAMDLCNYDDTEQVEPSNYSNQEVLEPENQEVLEHCRHNDQELLDLCNNGNLEVLEASGLDNTGLVSNENQKLLDICSHDNQEVVDPYCNTTEEELLEPCNYDNQQVLEPCSHGNQELLDFSLPENKEVLDLDSHGNQDLVDFGSKENQEVVISGSHSNQELLDLCSNENQELLDLGSHDNQEVLDLFGKEANNNQYFVESEHDVSPTNNSSDSDVASEDLLGLDLSNTSICSTNRTYTADPFDTYAPHNFATFNAPSGPNLLEGDLGSVFGSGGYIGCPDVADDLAPLERRQATPVAEPIRPFRPVRPPRPSLRHKEKAQSQNQGVDLK
- the LOC117461784 gene encoding uncharacterized protein isoform X6, yielding MMRFIVDCLRTPRARNPKDEGDTDVVESDERVLAKATEIRVRRPQHLALELENAVTVEHLELQEQQSDRKELEETLGNLETHKDELVQQVKATRQMCYEESQKILSLQAEEGVKESQVEEYERELARVRWRLKRLRDEVKQAKRKVEEAGERDTPLQDSIRQSYEEILQEEHTLCSLSGSAMTPESQLEESTSPADTAEDDPLPMRPWGRSQSLPAYADLIMRASGSSFCNNLADTREEADDSGTSSPKMDRSDIEDEPEDGVFKPEGEKEREKEEEEATVSPDAVNQLDFYQADPFAHCQSEHDLFNEDLFPKTDSSGFLSAADTTLTGGFASDPFKGSDPFAADVLFPEGQVDDGAGHIGDEADTSLSCAETKASTGTQCFESEFPNEDSDIEISYSQEDLDAIAQGDDPLGFKPIQSSSEELGPVPIQGWRSQGQYSIESDPNGYELDLGAVSPPSDIEELSLGYPPEEAATKTTAGLEQGLSPGSAPAVPQLAEQLTACVGDMEEELQKPATPQNSQDSDNLFNLPDSDPNRELSFDLNYEPTSQSSFDPYGFKLSPEHSSHTLLDPDEAELSPEPTEDDLISDPEPSSSQPDQLTRDQYEIDITSSQVVRDSDPYGFKLSPEEENQEVLDLSGHDTQEAMDLCNYDDTEQVEPSNYSNQEVLEPENQEVLEHCRHNDQELLDLCNNGNLEVLEASGLDNTGLVSNENQKLLDICSHDNQEVVDPYCNTTEEELLEPCNYDNQQVLEPCSHGNQELLDFSLPENKEVLDLDSHGNQDLVDFGSKENQEVVISGSHSNQELLDLCSNENQELLDLGSHDNQEVLDLFGKEANNNQYFVESEHDVSPTNNSSDSDVASEDLLGLDLSNTSICSTNRTYTADPFDTYAPHNFATFNAPSGPNLLEGDLGSVFGSGGYIGCPDVADDLAPLERRQATPVAEPIRPFRPVRPPRPSLRHKEKAQSQNQGVDLK